The following coding sequences are from one Anopheles bellator chromosome X, idAnoBellAS_SP24_06.2, whole genome shotgun sequence window:
- the LOC131213843 gene encoding thymosin beta — MASANQQETTTTEYPRVGADFKSELESFRPETLTKAATQEKNPLPTAADVQSERAQRSVFEGIESFDASQLKHAETCEKNPLPDQEAIQAEKGVKRFIEGIESFDTSRLKHAETLEKNPLPTRETIEEEKRA; from the exons ATGGCCTCCGCAAACCAACaggaaaccaccaccaccgagtaCCCACGTGTCGGGGCTGACTTTAAGAGCGAGCTCGAATCCTTCCGCCCGGAAACGCTGACCAAAGCGGCCACGCAAGAGAAGAACCCGCTGCCGACCGCGGCCGACGTCCAGAGCGAACGCGCCCAGCGCAGCGTGTTCGAGGGCATCGAATCGTTCGACGCCTCGCAGCTGAAACACGCCGAAACTTGCGAAAAAAATCCGCTCCCGGACCAAGAAG CCATCCAAGCGGAGAAAGGTGTGAAACGCTTCATTGAGGGCATCGAATCGTTCGACACGTCGCGCTTGAAGCACGCCGAAACGCTTGAGAAGAACCCGCTACCGACGCgtgaaacaatcgaagaaGAGAAGCGCGCATAA